The Desulfatibacillum aliphaticivorans DSM 15576 genome includes a window with the following:
- a CDS encoding preprotein translocase subunit YajC: MDLIWQYKSVLFAIIIAIAYFFFIRPRLKAGVKAKEQEGPTYVCDQCGDMDCDCHPLEESEDPAAARERQHDHTND, encoded by the coding sequence GTGGATCTGATTTGGCAGTATAAAAGCGTTTTGTTTGCAATCATTATTGCAATAGCCTATTTCTTTTTCATCAGACCCCGGCTGAAAGCGGGCGTAAAAGCCAAGGAGCAAGAGGGGCCGACCTATGTCTGCGACCAATGCGGAGACATGGATTGCGATTGCCACCCCCTGGAAGAATCAGAGGATCCGGCAGCCGCTCGGGAAAGGCAACACGACCATACCAACGATTAA
- a CDS encoding acetyl-CoA carboxylase biotin carboxylase subunit yields MNTIPPIEKVLVANRGEIAIRLCRGVQEEGKRAVAIYESPDAESRHLRIADEAVWIGPGPRKDYLDIDRIIWAARKSGAQAVHPGYGFLAENPQFAAACEEAGLVFIGPSAATIQDLGDKTISRRLAEEAGLPTIPGSGILPPGGDGKRAAVEFGAKYGYPVMLKAVAGGGGRGIRKVDSEKELLSQIEIAKNEAISAFGDGRLYLEKGIVNPRHIEVQILGDQHGNVIHMGGRNCSIQRRHQKLVEIAPSLLDPALEEKICQSAIQYAKHVGYVNAGTVEFLVDSDDSFYFLEINTRLQVEHTVTEVVTGIDIVRRMIRVAEGKKLDVTQDEVFCRGFAIEMRINAEDPKQDFAPESGKHVAVYNSPGGPGIRLDGMAYQGYTIPTEYDSLLVKLTVYGFRWDEAVSRLSRALKNYRIVGPKTTIPFYRKLVLEPEFASGAFDTGYLERHPELYDYSDQEAQEAKVAKLLSAIHYHGKNIFAE; encoded by the coding sequence GTGAACACAATTCCCCCCATTGAAAAAGTGCTTGTAGCAAACCGCGGCGAGATTGCCATCCGGTTGTGCCGCGGCGTTCAGGAAGAAGGGAAACGGGCGGTGGCGATCTACGAATCCCCCGATGCAGAAAGCCGCCATCTCCGCATCGCCGACGAGGCTGTGTGGATAGGCCCCGGCCCCCGCAAGGATTATTTGGACATTGACCGCATTATTTGGGCTGCGCGAAAGAGCGGCGCCCAGGCCGTGCATCCCGGCTATGGGTTCCTGGCGGAAAACCCCCAGTTCGCCGCCGCCTGCGAAGAAGCAGGGCTGGTTTTCATAGGACCTTCAGCAGCCACCATTCAGGATTTGGGAGACAAGACCATATCGCGCCGTCTGGCGGAAGAGGCGGGGCTGCCCACCATTCCCGGCAGCGGCATCCTCCCCCCCGGCGGCGACGGCAAGCGCGCCGCCGTGGAATTCGGCGCAAAATACGGATATCCCGTCATGCTCAAGGCGGTCGCCGGCGGCGGAGGCAGGGGCATCCGCAAGGTGGACTCGGAAAAGGAACTGCTAAGCCAGATTGAAATCGCCAAGAACGAAGCCATTTCCGCTTTCGGCGACGGCCGCCTGTATCTGGAAAAAGGAATCGTCAATCCCCGTCACATTGAAGTGCAGATTTTGGGCGACCAGCATGGAAACGTCATCCATATGGGCGGCAGGAATTGCTCCATCCAGCGCAGGCACCAAAAGCTGGTGGAAATCGCCCCCAGCCTGCTGGACCCGGCCCTGGAGGAAAAAATCTGCCAGTCGGCCATCCAATACGCCAAACACGTGGGCTACGTCAACGCAGGCACCGTGGAGTTTCTGGTGGACTCGGACGACAGCTTTTATTTTTTGGAAATCAACACCCGCCTCCAGGTGGAGCATACCGTGACCGAAGTGGTCACTGGAATTGACATTGTCCGCCGCATGATTCGCGTGGCCGAGGGCAAAAAGCTGGACGTGACCCAGGACGAGGTTTTCTGCCGCGGATTCGCCATTGAAATGCGGATCAACGCCGAAGACCCCAAGCAGGATTTCGCCCCGGAAAGCGGCAAGCACGTGGCCGTGTATAACTCCCCCGGCGGCCCCGGCATTCGTTTGGACGGCATGGCCTATCAGGGCTACACCATCCCCACGGAATACGACTCCCTGCTGGTCAAGCTCACGGTGTACGGCTTCCGCTGGGACGAGGCGGTCTCCCGGCTGTCCAGGGCTCTGAAGAACTACCGGATCGTGGGCCCAAAGACCACCATCCCGTTCTATCGCAAGCTGGTGCTGGAGCCGGAGTTCGCCTCCGGCGCCTTTGACACCGGATACCTGGAGCGCCATCCCGAGCTGTACGACTACAGCGACCAGGAGGCCCAGGAAGCCAAGGTGGCCAAGCTGCTTTCCGCCATCCATTATCACGGAAAGAACATTTTCGCCGAATAA